Proteins from one Triticum aestivum cultivar Chinese Spring chromosome 7A, IWGSC CS RefSeq v2.1, whole genome shotgun sequence genomic window:
- the LOC123147486 gene encoding ELMO domain-containing protein A isoform X5, whose translation MEAAPTPAAAETQHRHGGCLSARTFMPPGPVARCSGGSSQAAGSPDEASCGSPRWIGKSLSCVCIKRKGAYERICMNLTPVQEQRLQRLRHRMKVYFDHSRRDHQEALRALWYATYPDQELEGLVSEQWKDMGWQGRDPSTDFRGAGFISLENLLFFAKTFSASFQRLLQKQSGNQATWEYPFAVAGVNITFMIMQMLDLQSMKSIAAKPRTFVKAVFVQMLSEDEWAFDLLYCVAFLVMDKQWVEKNASYMDFNLQKELLLEDVMRIEDMPSYRLLC comes from the exons ATGGAGGCGGCCCCAACGCCGGCGGCAGCGGAGACGCAGCACCGCCACGGCGGATGCTTGTCTGCCAGGACGTTCATGCCGCCCGGGCCGGTGGCGCGATGCTCCGGTGGCTCCTCTCAGGCAGCCGGATCTCCCG ATGAGGCGTCATGTGGATCACCAAGATGGATAGGGAAAAGTCTCTCTTGTGTATGCATCAAAAGGAAAGGGGCATATGAGCGAATATGCATGAACCTTACACCGGTGCAG GAACAGAGGCTTCAGAGGTTGAGGCACCGCATGAAGGTTTATTTTGATCACTCAAGGCGAGATCATCAG GAAGCCTTGAGAGCTCTTTGGTATGCAACATACCCTGATCAAGAACTTGAAGGTTTGGTCTCTGAACAGTGGAAGGACATGGGCTGGCAAGGAAGAGATCCATCAACTGACTTCAG AGGCGCAGGATTCATATCTCTAGAGAATCTTCTATTCTTTGCAAAGACATTCTCT GCATCATTTCAGAGGCTACTACAGAAACAAAGCGGCAATCAAGCCACTTGGGAGTACCCGTTTGCAGTTGCTGGTGTAAATATCACATTCATGATCATGCAGATGTTGGATCTCCAGTCCA TGAAATCAATTGCAGCTAAACCGAGAACGTTCGTCAAAGCTGTTTTTGTCCAAATGCTTTCAG AGGATGAATGGGCATTTGATCTGCTCTACTGTGTTGCTTTCCTTGTGATGGACAAGCAGTGGGTAGAGAAGAACGCTTCTTACATGGACTTCAAT CTGCAGAAGGAGCTTCTGCTGGAGGATGTGATGAGGATTGAAGATATGCCATCATACAGACTGCTTTGCTAG
- the LOC123147486 gene encoding ELMO domain-containing protein A isoform X2, whose amino-acid sequence MEAAPTPAAAETQHRHGGCLSARTFMPPGPVARCSGGSSQAAGSPDEASCGSPRWIGKSLSCVCIKRKGAYERICMNLTPVQEQRLQRLRHRMKVYFDHSRRDHQEALRALWYATYPDQELEGLVSEQWKDMGWQGRDPSTDFRGAGFISLENLLFFAKTFSASFQRLLQKQSGNQATWEYPFAVAGVNITFMIMQMLDLQSMKSIAAKPRTFVKAVFVQMLSEDEWAFDLLYCVAFLVMDKQWVEKNASYMDFNSTRAQLQKELLLEDVMRIEDMPSYRLLC is encoded by the exons ATGGAGGCGGCCCCAACGCCGGCGGCAGCGGAGACGCAGCACCGCCACGGCGGATGCTTGTCTGCCAGGACGTTCATGCCGCCCGGGCCGGTGGCGCGATGCTCCGGTGGCTCCTCTCAGGCAGCCGGATCTCCCG ATGAGGCGTCATGTGGATCACCAAGATGGATAGGGAAAAGTCTCTCTTGTGTATGCATCAAAAGGAAAGGGGCATATGAGCGAATATGCATGAACCTTACACCGGTGCAG GAACAGAGGCTTCAGAGGTTGAGGCACCGCATGAAGGTTTATTTTGATCACTCAAGGCGAGATCATCAG GAAGCCTTGAGAGCTCTTTGGTATGCAACATACCCTGATCAAGAACTTGAAGGTTTGGTCTCTGAACAGTGGAAGGACATGGGCTGGCAAGGAAGAGATCCATCAACTGACTTCAG AGGCGCAGGATTCATATCTCTAGAGAATCTTCTATTCTTTGCAAAGACATTCTCT GCATCATTTCAGAGGCTACTACAGAAACAAAGCGGCAATCAAGCCACTTGGGAGTACCCGTTTGCAGTTGCTGGTGTAAATATCACATTCATGATCATGCAGATGTTGGATCTCCAGTCCA TGAAATCAATTGCAGCTAAACCGAGAACGTTCGTCAAAGCTGTTTTTGTCCAAATGCTTTCAG AGGATGAATGGGCATTTGATCTGCTCTACTGTGTTGCTTTCCTTGTGATGGACAAGCAGTGGGTAGAGAAGAACGCTTCTTACATGGACTTCAAT TCAACTCGAGCGCAGCTGCAGAAGGAGCTTCTGCTGGAGGATGTGATGAGGATTGAAGATATGCCATCATACAGACTGCTTTGCTAG
- the LOC123147486 gene encoding ELMO domain-containing protein A isoform X1, with amino-acid sequence MEAAPTPAAAETQHRHGGCLSARTFMPPGPVARCSGGSSQAAGSPDEASCGSPRWIGKSLSCVCIKRKGAYERICMNLTPVQEQRLQRLRHRMKVYFDHSRRDHQEALRALWYATYPDQELEGLVSEQWKDMGWQGRDPSTDFRGAGFISLENLLFFAKTFSASFQRLLQKQSGNQATWEYPFAVAGVNITFMIMQMLDLQSMKSIAAKPRTFVKAVFVQMLSEDEWAFDLLYCVAFLVMDKQWVEKNASYMDFNEILKSTRAQLQKELLLEDVMRIEDMPSYRLLC; translated from the exons ATGGAGGCGGCCCCAACGCCGGCGGCAGCGGAGACGCAGCACCGCCACGGCGGATGCTTGTCTGCCAGGACGTTCATGCCGCCCGGGCCGGTGGCGCGATGCTCCGGTGGCTCCTCTCAGGCAGCCGGATCTCCCG ATGAGGCGTCATGTGGATCACCAAGATGGATAGGGAAAAGTCTCTCTTGTGTATGCATCAAAAGGAAAGGGGCATATGAGCGAATATGCATGAACCTTACACCGGTGCAG GAACAGAGGCTTCAGAGGTTGAGGCACCGCATGAAGGTTTATTTTGATCACTCAAGGCGAGATCATCAG GAAGCCTTGAGAGCTCTTTGGTATGCAACATACCCTGATCAAGAACTTGAAGGTTTGGTCTCTGAACAGTGGAAGGACATGGGCTGGCAAGGAAGAGATCCATCAACTGACTTCAG AGGCGCAGGATTCATATCTCTAGAGAATCTTCTATTCTTTGCAAAGACATTCTCT GCATCATTTCAGAGGCTACTACAGAAACAAAGCGGCAATCAAGCCACTTGGGAGTACCCGTTTGCAGTTGCTGGTGTAAATATCACATTCATGATCATGCAGATGTTGGATCTCCAGTCCA TGAAATCAATTGCAGCTAAACCGAGAACGTTCGTCAAAGCTGTTTTTGTCCAAATGCTTTCAG AGGATGAATGGGCATTTGATCTGCTCTACTGTGTTGCTTTCCTTGTGATGGACAAGCAGTGGGTAGAGAAGAACGCTTCTTACATGGACTTCAAT GAGATACTGAAGTCAACTCGAGCGCAGCTGCAGAAGGAGCTTCTGCTGGAGGATGTGATGAGGATTGAAGATATGCCATCATACAGACTGCTTTGCTAG
- the LOC123147486 gene encoding ELMO domain-containing protein A isoform X3, with product MEAAPTPAAAETQHRHGGCLSARTFMPPGPVARCSGGSSQAAGSPDEASCGSPRWIGKSLSCVCIKRKGAYERICMNLTPVQEQRLQRLRHRMKVYFDHSRRDHQEALRALWYATYPDQELEGLVSEQWKDMGWQGRDPSTDFRGAGFISLENLLFFAKTFSASFQRLLQKQSGNQATWEYPFAVAGVNITFMIMQMLDLQSTKPRTFVKAVFVQMLSEDEWAFDLLYCVAFLVMDKQWVEKNASYMDFNEILKSTRAQLQKELLLEDVMRIEDMPSYRLLC from the exons ATGGAGGCGGCCCCAACGCCGGCGGCAGCGGAGACGCAGCACCGCCACGGCGGATGCTTGTCTGCCAGGACGTTCATGCCGCCCGGGCCGGTGGCGCGATGCTCCGGTGGCTCCTCTCAGGCAGCCGGATCTCCCG ATGAGGCGTCATGTGGATCACCAAGATGGATAGGGAAAAGTCTCTCTTGTGTATGCATCAAAAGGAAAGGGGCATATGAGCGAATATGCATGAACCTTACACCGGTGCAG GAACAGAGGCTTCAGAGGTTGAGGCACCGCATGAAGGTTTATTTTGATCACTCAAGGCGAGATCATCAG GAAGCCTTGAGAGCTCTTTGGTATGCAACATACCCTGATCAAGAACTTGAAGGTTTGGTCTCTGAACAGTGGAAGGACATGGGCTGGCAAGGAAGAGATCCATCAACTGACTTCAG AGGCGCAGGATTCATATCTCTAGAGAATCTTCTATTCTTTGCAAAGACATTCTCT GCATCATTTCAGAGGCTACTACAGAAACAAAGCGGCAATCAAGCCACTTGGGAGTACCCGTTTGCAGTTGCTGGTGTAAATATCACATTCATGATCATGCAGATGTTGGATCTCCAGTCCA CTAAACCGAGAACGTTCGTCAAAGCTGTTTTTGTCCAAATGCTTTCAG AGGATGAATGGGCATTTGATCTGCTCTACTGTGTTGCTTTCCTTGTGATGGACAAGCAGTGGGTAGAGAAGAACGCTTCTTACATGGACTTCAAT GAGATACTGAAGTCAACTCGAGCGCAGCTGCAGAAGGAGCTTCTGCTGGAGGATGTGATGAGGATTGAAGATATGCCATCATACAGACTGCTTTGCTAG
- the LOC123147486 gene encoding ELMO domain-containing protein A isoform X6 — translation MEAAPTPAAAETQHRHGGCLSARTFMPPGPVARCSGGSSQAAGSPDEASCGSPRWIGKSLSCVCIKRKGAYERICMNLTPVQEQRLQRLRHRMKVYFDHSRRDHQEALRALWYATYPDQELEGLVSEQWKDMGWQGRDPSTDFRGAGFISLENLLFFAKTFSASFQRLLQKQSGNQATWEYPFAVAGVNITFMIMQMLDLQSTKPRTFVKAVFVQMLSEDEWAFDLLYCVAFLVMDKQWVEKNASYMDFNLQKELLLEDVMRIEDMPSYRLLC, via the exons ATGGAGGCGGCCCCAACGCCGGCGGCAGCGGAGACGCAGCACCGCCACGGCGGATGCTTGTCTGCCAGGACGTTCATGCCGCCCGGGCCGGTGGCGCGATGCTCCGGTGGCTCCTCTCAGGCAGCCGGATCTCCCG ATGAGGCGTCATGTGGATCACCAAGATGGATAGGGAAAAGTCTCTCTTGTGTATGCATCAAAAGGAAAGGGGCATATGAGCGAATATGCATGAACCTTACACCGGTGCAG GAACAGAGGCTTCAGAGGTTGAGGCACCGCATGAAGGTTTATTTTGATCACTCAAGGCGAGATCATCAG GAAGCCTTGAGAGCTCTTTGGTATGCAACATACCCTGATCAAGAACTTGAAGGTTTGGTCTCTGAACAGTGGAAGGACATGGGCTGGCAAGGAAGAGATCCATCAACTGACTTCAG AGGCGCAGGATTCATATCTCTAGAGAATCTTCTATTCTTTGCAAAGACATTCTCT GCATCATTTCAGAGGCTACTACAGAAACAAAGCGGCAATCAAGCCACTTGGGAGTACCCGTTTGCAGTTGCTGGTGTAAATATCACATTCATGATCATGCAGATGTTGGATCTCCAGTCCA CTAAACCGAGAACGTTCGTCAAAGCTGTTTTTGTCCAAATGCTTTCAG AGGATGAATGGGCATTTGATCTGCTCTACTGTGTTGCTTTCCTTGTGATGGACAAGCAGTGGGTAGAGAAGAACGCTTCTTACATGGACTTCAAT CTGCAGAAGGAGCTTCTGCTGGAGGATGTGATGAGGATTGAAGATATGCCATCATACAGACTGCTTTGCTAG
- the LOC123147486 gene encoding ELMO domain-containing protein A isoform X4: MEAAPTPAAAETQHRHGGCLSARTFMPPGPVARCSGGSSQAAGSPDEASCGSPRWIGKSLSCVCIKRKGAYERICMNLTPVQEQRLQRLRHRMKVYFDHSRRDHQEALRALWYATYPDQELEGLVSEQWKDMGWQGRDPSTDFRGAGFISLENLLFFAKTFSASFQRLLQKQSGNQATWEYPFAVAGVNITFMIMQMLDLQSTKPRTFVKAVFVQMLSEDEWAFDLLYCVAFLVMDKQWVEKNASYMDFNSTRAQLQKELLLEDVMRIEDMPSYRLLC, translated from the exons ATGGAGGCGGCCCCAACGCCGGCGGCAGCGGAGACGCAGCACCGCCACGGCGGATGCTTGTCTGCCAGGACGTTCATGCCGCCCGGGCCGGTGGCGCGATGCTCCGGTGGCTCCTCTCAGGCAGCCGGATCTCCCG ATGAGGCGTCATGTGGATCACCAAGATGGATAGGGAAAAGTCTCTCTTGTGTATGCATCAAAAGGAAAGGGGCATATGAGCGAATATGCATGAACCTTACACCGGTGCAG GAACAGAGGCTTCAGAGGTTGAGGCACCGCATGAAGGTTTATTTTGATCACTCAAGGCGAGATCATCAG GAAGCCTTGAGAGCTCTTTGGTATGCAACATACCCTGATCAAGAACTTGAAGGTTTGGTCTCTGAACAGTGGAAGGACATGGGCTGGCAAGGAAGAGATCCATCAACTGACTTCAG AGGCGCAGGATTCATATCTCTAGAGAATCTTCTATTCTTTGCAAAGACATTCTCT GCATCATTTCAGAGGCTACTACAGAAACAAAGCGGCAATCAAGCCACTTGGGAGTACCCGTTTGCAGTTGCTGGTGTAAATATCACATTCATGATCATGCAGATGTTGGATCTCCAGTCCA CTAAACCGAGAACGTTCGTCAAAGCTGTTTTTGTCCAAATGCTTTCAG AGGATGAATGGGCATTTGATCTGCTCTACTGTGTTGCTTTCCTTGTGATGGACAAGCAGTGGGTAGAGAAGAACGCTTCTTACATGGACTTCAAT TCAACTCGAGCGCAGCTGCAGAAGGAGCTTCTGCTGGAGGATGTGATGAGGATTGAAGATATGCCATCATACAGACTGCTTTGCTAG